The region GGGATGCATGAGCGCGTTGGCGAGTTCGCCGTCGGTGGTCAGCAGCAGCAGACCGGTGGTGTTGATGTCGAGGCGGCCGATCGCGATCCAGCGCGCGCCCTTCAGCGCGGGCAGGGAGTCGAAGATGGTCGGACGGCCTTCGGGGTCTTCGCGCGTGGTCACTTCGCCTTCGGGCTTGTTGTACATCAGCACGCGCGACGGCTCGGTCAGGGCGCTGGCGATGAAGCTGCGGCCATCGAGTTCGATCTTGTCGCCGCCCTTGATGCTCATGCCGACCTGGGCGGTCTCGCCGTTGACCTTGACCAGGCCGTCGGCGATGCGCTGCTCGAGCGCGCGGCGCGAGCCCAGGCCCGCTTGCGCGAGGACCTTGTGCAGGCGTTCTTCCAGACGCGGCGCCTCGGCGGTGGCGCCGGCATCGCTGCCGCGCTTCAGTGAGAGCTTGCGGCGGTTTTCTTCAGTCATTTCTGTTGCTCCGGCCGGTCGTCTTCGGACTCGGCCTCAAATTCCGGAACGGTCGTCGTCTCGACGGCGTGTTGGTCTTGCTCGTGATCGTTCGCGTCCGCCGCGCGCTCGCCCGGCGCGGCTTCGGGGTCGTCCGAAAGGACGGTTGTATCGGTGTGGGTATCGCTATCGGTATCGCTGTCGGCGTCGACGCTGGTGTCGGCGCCAGCGTCGTCGGATTCGGTGTGGGCTTCGTCGCCGTCGAGGGTGTCGTCGGCGCCGTCGCTGGGGTCGCCCAATTCGGCGGACCCGGCGGACTCGGCGGATTCGGTGGAGTCGTCGATCGAATCGCTGTCATCGTCGCCGGCTTCGGCATCGTTGCTGGCTTCTTCGAGGCCGGCCTCGGCGTCGTTGCCGGTGGAGATACCGCCGGCGGCGATCGCCTCGCCGTCGAGCGGCAGCTGCGGTTCGAGCTCGCCGATGTCCTTGAGCTCCGACAGCGGCGGCAGTTCGTCCAGGCGCTTGAGGCCGAAGTAATCGAGGAAGGCCTTGGTGGTGCCGAACAGGGCCGGCTTGCCGGGCACGTCGCGGTGACCGACCACGCGGATCCACTCGCGTTCTTCCAGGGCCTTGATGATGTTGCTGCTGACCGCGACGCCGCGGACCTGTTCGATCTCGCCGCGGGTGATCGGCTGGCGGTAGGCGATCAGCGCCAGGGTCTCGAGGGTGGCGCGGGTGTAGCGGGTCTGGCGTTCGGTCCACAACCGCGCGACCCAGGCATGGACGTCGGCCTGGACCTGGAAGCGGAAGCCCGAGGCCAGCTCGACCAGTTCCACGCCGCGCTCGGCACAGCCCTCGCGCAGGGTTTCCAGCGCGGTCTCGACGCTGTCGGCCGGTGCCGGCTGGTCCTCGGGGAACAGGGCATGCAACTGCGCCAGCGTGAGCGGCTGGTTGGCCGCGAGCAAGGCGGCTTCGACGATGCGGGTGACGAGGAGTTGGTCCATGGAATGCGTCTGAATCGTTGCGTTGGCGATCGGCCCTGGAGCCTGTGCGGAATCGGTGCCTGGGTCGGTGGTCGACCGGTCTGCTCGGCCGATCTGGCTATGGCGGGAGCGGGCGAGGCGGGAACTGCGTATCGGGGCCATCACGGCCGCGTTCGCGGAACCCGGAGGCTGAGGTGCAGGAACGTTCGAGCGATGCGGTCCCGGCCCCTGCCGGGATCAAATCCACCCCGATCAAATCCGCCCCGGCGAGGCGGAACGACGGCGACAGCCGAGTCACGACAGCCAAGTCACAAAGCCCGGTCATCGTTGGCGGCGTCGTCGAACTCGCTGCTGAGTTCGATCTCGTCGGGGTCCTTCATCAGCGCCAACGACTTGACGTAGATCGGCGCCGGCGGGCGGCCCTCTTCGGGCTGCTCCTGGACGATCTCGATCAACTGTTCCTTGGCCAGGGTCAACAGGCCCAGGAACGTTACCACTATGCCGAGCCGGCCTTCTTCGACCGTGAACAGCGATTCGAAACGATGGAACACGCCATCGGACATGCGGGTCAGCAGTTCGCCCATGCGCTGGCGGACGCTCAAGGCATCGCGCTTGATCGCGTGCTGGGTGTAAAGCTCGGCGCGCTTGAACACGTCGTGCAGGGCCAGCAGCATCTCGCGCAGATCGACCGGCGGCGGCAGTTTGACCGAAGCCCGGTCCGGCACGTAAGCCTGCGCCGGGCTGGTGTCGCGGTCCTGGCGGGGCAGGGTGTCGATGTCCTCGGCCGCCTTCTTGAAACGCTCGTACTCCTGCAGTCGACGGACCAGCTCGGCGCGGGGGTCTTCTTCGATCCCTTCCTCGTTGGCCGCGCGCGGCAGCAGCATGCGCGACTTGATCTCGGCCAGGATCGCGGCCATCACCAGGTATTCGGCGGCCAGCTCGAAACGCATTTCGTGCATGGCCTGGATGTAGGTCACGTATTGCCGGGTGATCTCGGCGACCGGGATGTCGAGAATCTCCAGATTCTGACGGCGGATCAGGTACAGCAGCAGGTCGAGCGGGCCTTCGAACGCGTCCAGGATGACTTCGAGCGCGTCCGGCGGGATGTAGAGATCCTGCGGAATCTGCAGCACCGGCTGGCCGTGGACCATCGCCAGCGGCATTTCCTGCTGCTGAGGCGTCGTCGGGGCTGGGCTGGATTCGGTCGCGACGGGCGCGGGTTCGTTGCTCATTCGAAACCGGCCCCTCCGGGCCGTGGGCACTGCAGTTACGACGATGCTTGCGGCGCATGACCGCATCGAGAGCCGCGCCAGGTCGTGCAAGGACCGGGATCGAGCTTCCCTGCGGGTGCTACGGACCACTCTATAAAGGCGTGTGCTTTAGGCCCGAACGGCCCCGGCCTACGCGTCACGACAAGGCGTGGCGGCTGAGACGAAGGGGGTTGCGGGCGTGAGCCGGTGGTCTGCAGCTGTGCACTGGCGTACTGGCGCACCGATGGTGTGCGGGGAAGTACGGGTGCTGACGTGGCGACGGCGTGGATCCTGTCGCGACGGGCCGCTGCATCCGGCCTCGGGCAATTGACAGTTAGGGTAAGGGCTGGGGCGGGCAGTGTCCAGCGCCGGCATGAACGCCGGCCGGGTCGGGGCGCGGTGCCGGCCGGCCAACTCCGGGCCGGCCGGGGTCGCGGGCGCGACCCGGCTCGGGTTTGCCGATCGCCGCGACGGCCTGTGCGGGGCCTGTCGCCGGGCTGGACACCTAATTAGACTGGGCAGGCACAACTAATGGACTGGGGAATCGCAATGAACCAAGCAAGGACNNNNNCACACACTTAATTAATTAAGTGTGTGNNNNNAAGCCGGCGCCGGGCGTGTCGCGCACCACCGCACCGGTCACCGACACCGGGCCGTTGTTGGTGACGCGCAAGGTGTATTGCGTGGTGGCGCCGCGCACGAGGGTGTCGTTGGCCTGGTCGTTGTCGCCGGCCAACGGTGTGTTGGTCTTGGTGATGACGAGGTCGGCGACCTGGGCGATGTTGGTGAAGGTGCAGACGATGGCGCTGCCCGATGCGGTCGCGGCGGCGTCGAGGCTCACGCTGCGGTTCGGCAAGTCGACGGTCGCATTGCCGCCGGCGCCGAGTCCGCTACAGGAAATGCCGCCGAGCAGATAACCGGCCGGCAGCGGCGCCTCGGTAACGGTGGTCGCGGTGCTCGCGGCGGTCAGCACCTGCACCGGGCCGGCCACACCGGTACCCGCGGTGACGGTGGTGATGTCGTGATTGGCGATGCCGTTGCTACCGCCGAACGAAAACGTGCCGACGCCGTTCTGGGTCACTTTCACCACCTGCAACGTAGGCAGCCGCGCATTGGTCGCGGTGCAGCTGATCTCGCTGAGGTTGGCGTTGGCGGTATTCGGCGTGGTCGGCGGCCCGACCGGTGCGCTGATCAGGCTGAAGAAGGTGCGGGTGGTGCCGGCGGCGCCGAGCGTCACCGCGGCGCCGGAGCGGTCGGTACAGGCGATGCTGGAGGTGTAATTGCTCAGGCTGGTGCCGGTGCCGGCGGTTTCGCTGACGGTGATGAGCGTGCCGAGCGGCACCGGCACCCAATCGGTGGTGCCGCCGTGGCCGACGTTCGACACGGCGCCGGTGTTGGTCTGCACCGCGGTCGCCGACGGCGGCACGACCGACAGATTGAACAAGCCCGGGTCCGACGTCGGCGCCAGCGCCTTGCTCAGGCGCACGCGCGGCAACAGGGTGATCGGGTAGTCCTCGACCTCGCCGCTGTCGGCCAGGCCGGTCGCGCTTTGCACCTGCGAGGTCGTGTAACCCAGGCGCAGGCGCGCATAGCTTTCGCCGGCGACATAGGTCGCGCCGGTCGGGACCGTCCAGTTCAAGGCGACGTTGCCGTTGCCGATCACGCCGGCGCAAGCGCGTTCGCCGGTTTCGAAGCTGCCGTTGCGATTGAAGTCGATCCAGCCGCACAACTGCGGCGACGCGCCGGCGACGGTCTGGAAGCCGGCCACCGGCACCGACAGGCTGTAGGTGCCGACGCCCACGATCGGCAGGGATGCGAAGGCGTTATCGGTATCGCCGGCGGCGTTGGTGCTGGCGCGCGGGCTGGTTGCCGGCGCCGGCGTGATGTAAGCCGTACCGTTCGGAATCGTCAACGGCAGGGTCGGGTCGATCGTCAGGCTGGCACCGAGAGTAAGGCCCGAATTGACGTGGCCGGCCATGCCGTAGCTGGTCGGCGCGTCGCTGAAGTCTTCGTCGACGGTGATCGTAACGGTGTAGCCATCCGCTCCCAGATCGCCGGGCGTGGCCGCAGTGGGGTTGCCGATGCCGATCCCGATCGGGATGGAAGTGAACGTGCCGTTGAGCTGCGCAGTGCCGCAACCCGAGGTGGTCGCCGGGTCGCCGCAAGCGACCGTGGGCGTATTGGACGAACCACGCAGGCGCGTATTGGCGAGGGTGGTGGTCAACAAACCGCCGATCACGGTCCAGGTCGAACCCGCGGGCGCGGTCATGAAGGTCGAGGAGAAACCGGCGCCGGCGCCGGTGCCGCCGAGGCGAGCGAAATGGAAGCGCGGGTTCACCACCGGACGGCTGAAACTATAGGTCAGCGTACCCATGGCCTGTTGCCCGCCTGCAGCCACGATGACCGGGGTGCCGGGGGTAAGGAAATTGAAGGTCTCGGAAACCAGGTCGATGCGCGGATCGTAGGCGGTGGGGGGATTACCGCCAAAAGACAGTCCGCCTGCGGTGATCGAGGTGGCCGTCGTCCCCGGCACCCCTCCGCTCGTGGCGGCGGTCAGCACCAGCCCGGAGATATAGGTCGTCTGGGTGCCCGTCGCCGTGTCGACGTCGGGGTTCTGTTCCGAAGCCAGCGCCGGTCCGGCCGCGACGACACCGACGATGGCAGCCGCCAGTGCGGCTCGAAGGCAGGCGATGCGGTTCCCGGTATGCCGGAATCCCGGATTCGAGCTCGCCTGGCCCGGATTGCGCACGCGCAAACGGTTCCCCATCGCTCCCCCTGTCCCCACCCGTGCCCGCCGGCAGTGCCCACTCGGCGAGCGGCACACCCTAATGGAACAACAAGCACAACACCTTGAAAGCTAAGCGCATGCAGGCTGCGTGTCAAAGCGCAAGTCAGGGGTGCAAGTCAGAGTTGCCAGACAGATTCGTCAGTCGGCTCAGGCGGCGCGCCTGAACGGACTGAATAGGGCGCCGCGGCGATCGCCGCCGGCAGCGCCATAGTCGCACCGAGCCCGGCCTTGCTCAGCGAGCAAAGCGTGGGCGCGGGTTTCGGTACCCTGCCGCTCGGAAGCGGTCTCGACCTTGACGTTCTCATGCAGCGTACTGCGGCTCTAGGGTGGAAGCAGGCTGCTAGAGGTCCGATCGCGCGCCGGCCACGCGCGGCCGGCTCTCAACCTCGGCGACGCTGCGCCGCCGGCTATGGCTGTCGCGTAGCGCGCTCGCTATGCGAATCTCACGGCCGGGGCAGGCCAGGCCCTGCCGTTCGCATGCTCGCGCAGTTCCGTACATTGCCCGGCGTGCAAGCCCGCTACAGCACCGTGCACGAGAAGCTGAGCGTTACCACCGCGCCCAGCGGTAAGGTACCCAGCGCCACACCGGCCGTCAGATCGCTCATCAGGATCGGACTCGGCGAAGACGGACAAGCTCCGGCGGTGGCACTGCTGCAGCTCACCGCATTGCCGGCCGGGCAGTTCAAGCCGGCGCCGGGCGTGTCGCGCACCACCGCACCGGTCACCGACACCGGGCCGTTGTTGGTGACGCGCAAGGTGTATTGCGTGGTGGCGCCGCGCACGAGGGTGTCGTTGGCCTGGTCGTTGTCGCCGGCCAACGGTGTGTTGGTCTTGGTGATGACGAGGTCGGCGACCTGGGCGATGTTGGTGAAGGTGCAGACGATGGCGCTGCCCGATGCGGTCGCGGCGGCGTCGAGGCTCACGCTGCGGTTCGGCAAGTCGACGGTCGCATTGCCGCCGGCGCCGAGTCCGCTACAGGAAATGCCGCCGAGCAGATAACCGGCCGGCAGCGGCGCCTCGGTAACGGTGGTCGCGGTGCTCGCGGCGGTCAGCACCTGCACCGGGCCGGCCACACCGGTACCCGCGGTGACGGTGGTGATGTCGTGATTGGCGATGCCGTTGCTACCGCCGAACGAAAACGTGCCGACGCCGTTCTGGGTCACTTTCACCACCTGCAACGTAGGCAGCCGCGCATTGGTCGCGATGCAGCTGATCTCGCTGAGGTTGGCGTTGGCGGTGTTCGGCGTGGTCGGCGGCCCGACCGGTGCGCTGACCATGCTGGAGAAAGTGCGGGTGGTGCCGGCGGCGCCGAGCGTCACCGTGGCGCCGGAGCGGTCGGTACAGGCGATGCTGGAGGTGTAATTGCTCAGGCTGGTGCCCGGTGCCGGCGGTTTCGCTGACGGTGATGAGCGTGCCGAGCGGCACCGGCACCCAATCGGTGGTGCCGCCGTGGCCGACGTTCGACACGGCGCCGGTGTTGGTCTGCACCGCGGTCGCCGACGGCGGCACGACCGACAGATTGAACAAGCCCGGGTCCGACGTCGGCGCCAGCGCCTTGCTCAGGCGCACGCGCGGCAACCAGGGTGAGTCGGGTAGTCCTCGACCTCGCCGCTGTCGGCCAGGCCGGTCGCGCTTTGCACCTGCGAGGTCGTGTAACCCNNNNNCACACACTTAATTAATTAAGTGTGTGNNNNNTCCGCGCCGCCCGCGTGCTCGGCCTGGGCGTGGCCGGCGTCGACCTGATCCGCTCGGTCCGCGGCCCCCTGGTGCTCGAGGTCAACGCCTCGCCGGGCCTGGAGGGCATCGAGGAGGCCAGCGGGGTCGACGTGGCCGGGGAAATCATCGAGCACGTG is a window of Lysobacter antibioticus DNA encoding:
- a CDS encoding prealbumin-like fold domain-containing protein is translated as MGNRLRVRNPGQASSNPGFRHTGNRIACLRAALAAAIVGVVAAGPALASEQNPDVDTATGTQTTYISGLVLTAATSGGVPGTTATSITAGGLSFGGNPPTAYDPRIDLVSETFNFLTPGTPVIVAAGGQQAMGTLTYSFSRPVVNPRFHFARLGGTGAGAGFSSTFMTAPAGSTWTVIGGLLTTTLANTRLRGSSNTPTVACGDPATTSGCGTAQLNGTFTSIPIGIGIGNPTAATPGDLGADGYTVTITVDEDFSDAPTSYGMAGHVNSGLTLGASLTIDPTLPLTIPNGTAYITPAPATSPRASTNAAGDTDNAFASLPIVGVGTYSLSVPVAGFQTVAGASPQLCGWIDFNRNGSFETGERACAGVIGNGNVALNWTVPTGATYVAGESYARLRLGYTTSQVQSATGLADSGEVEDYPITLLPRVRLSKALAPTSDPGLFNLSVVPPSATAVQTNTGAVSNVGHGGTTDWVPVPLGTLITVSETAGTGTSLSNYTSSIACTDRSGAAVTLGAAGTTRTFFSLISAPVGPPTTPNTANANLSEISCTATNARLPTLQVVKVTQNGVGTFSFGGSNGIANHDITTVTAGTGVAGPVQVLTAASTATTVTEAPLPAGYLLGGISCSGLGAGGNATVDLPNRSVSLDAAATASGSAIVCTFTNIAQVADLVITKTNTPLAGDNDQANDTLVRGATTQYTLRVTNNGPVSVTGAVVRDTPGAGXXXHT
- the scpB gene encoding SMC-Scp complex subunit ScpB translates to MDQLLVTRIVEAALLAANQPLTLAQLHALFPEDQPAPADSVETALETLREGCAERGVELVELASGFRFQVQADVHAWVARLWTERQTRYTRATLETLALIAYRQPITRGEIEQVRGVAVSSNIIKALEEREWIRVVGHRDVPGKPALFGTTKAFLDYFGLKRLDELPPLSELKDIGELEPQLPLDGEAIAAGGISTGNDAEAGLEEASNDAEAGDDDSDSIDDSTESAESAGSAELGDPSDGADDTLDGDEAHTESDDAGADTSVDADSDTDSDTHTDTTVLSDDPEAAPGERAADANDHEQDQHAVETTTVPEFEAESEDDRPEQQK
- a CDS encoding segregation and condensation protein A, whose protein sequence is MSNEPAPVATESSPAPTTPQQQEMPLAMVHGQPVLQIPQDLYIPPDALEVILDAFEGPLDLLLYLIRRQNLEILDIPVAEITRQYVTYIQAMHEMRFELAAEYLVMAAILAEIKSRMLLPRAANEEGIEEDPRAELVRRLQEYERFKKAAEDIDTLPRQDRDTSPAQAYVPDRASVKLPPPVDLREMLLALHDVFKRAELYTQHAIKRDALSVRQRMGELLTRMSDGVFHRFESLFTVEEGRLGIVVTFLGLLTLAKEQLIEIVQEQPEEGRPPAPIYVKSLALMKDPDEIELSSEFDDAANDDRAL
- a CDS encoding prealbumin-like fold domain-containing protein, whose amino-acid sequence is MTLGAAGTTRTFSSMVSAPVGPPTTPNTANANLSEISCIATNARLPTLQVVKVTQNGVGTFSFGGSNGIANHDITTVTAGTGVAGPVQVLTAASTATTVTEAPLPAGYLLGGISCSGLGAGGNATVDLPNRSVSLDAAATASGSAIVCTFTNIAQVADLVITKTNTPLAGDNDQANDTLVRGATTQYTLRVTNNGPVSVTGAVVRDTPGAGLNCPAGNAVSCSSATAGACPSSPSPILMSDLTAGVALGTLPLGAVVTLSFSCTVL